Proteins encoded by one window of Anaerosalibacter sp. Marseille-P3206:
- a CDS encoding NAD(P)/FAD-dependent oxidoreductase, with product MLRVQEIKLALDEDEELLSAKLAKKLKISQESIISYRIYKKSIDARKKSDIHFVYAIDVELKNEEKILKKLSNKRIVKVPEVSYKYEKIAPQNIKRPVIVGTGPSGLFAGLVLASTGYRPILLERGKSVDERTVDVSTFWNEGKLNTESNVQFGEGGAGTFSDGKLTTLVKDPRSRKVLEEMVEAGAPEDILYINKPHIGTDILRVMVKNIRNKIISLGGEVRFNSKVTDLIIKDKQVTGVKINDDEIISCDKVLLALGHSARDTFEMLYKNGVEITQKGFSIGVRIEHPQSLINEKQYGEFAKHEKLGAADYKLSAHFDNGRSAYTFCMCPGGMVVAAASEENMVVTNGMSLYARDKENANSALLVGVTPEDYEGDHPLAGVEFQRKWERLAFVAGGKNYKAPAQKVGDFLDDRPSENIGDIKPTYKPGVNMTDLRECLPEYVTDTLKKALIAFDKNINGFANPEAIMTGVETRSSSPIRIQRDESFQSNIKGLYPIGEGAGYAGGIMSAAIDGMKVAEYISNVFSLS from the coding sequence ATGTTAAGAGTACAAGAAATTAAATTAGCATTAGATGAAGATGAAGAATTATTAAGTGCAAAATTAGCTAAAAAATTGAAGATATCCCAAGAGTCAATCATAAGCTATAGAATTTATAAAAAATCCATAGATGCAAGAAAGAAAAGCGATATTCATTTTGTATATGCAATAGATGTGGAATTAAAGAATGAAGAAAAAATACTAAAGAAGCTTTCTAATAAAAGGATTGTAAAGGTTCCAGAGGTAAGTTACAAATATGAAAAAATAGCCCCACAAAATATTAAAAGACCTGTTATCGTAGGAACAGGCCCTTCTGGATTGTTTGCAGGTTTAGTTTTGGCAAGTACAGGATATAGGCCTATTCTGTTGGAGAGAGGCAAGAGTGTAGATGAGAGAACTGTTGATGTAAGTACATTTTGGAACGAGGGCAAATTAAATACTGAATCAAATGTTCAATTTGGAGAAGGAGGAGCAGGTACTTTTTCTGATGGTAAATTGACCACTCTTGTAAAAGATCCTAGATCTAGAAAAGTATTAGAGGAGATGGTTGAGGCTGGAGCCCCTGAAGATATACTTTATATAAATAAGCCTCATATAGGTACTGATATACTTAGGGTTATGGTCAAAAATATTCGTAACAAAATAATATCTTTAGGTGGAGAAGTAAGGTTTAATAGTAAAGTTACTGATTTAATAATCAAAGATAAGCAAGTAACAGGTGTTAAAATTAATGATGATGAAATTATAAGCTGTGATAAGGTATTACTTGCATTAGGTCATAGTGCTAGGGATACTTTTGAAATGCTATATAAAAATGGAGTGGAAATAACTCAGAAGGGGTTTTCCATTGGTGTTAGAATAGAGCATCCTCAGAGTCTAATAAATGAAAAACAGTACGGCGAATTTGCAAAGCATGAGAAATTGGGAGCTGCTGATTATAAATTATCAGCTCACTTTGACAATGGAAGATCTGCTTATACTTTTTGTATGTGCCCAGGAGGAATGGTTGTTGCTGCGGCTTCTGAGGAGAATATGGTTGTAACTAATGGAATGAGTTTATATGCTAGGGATAAGGAAAATGCCAATAGTGCGTTATTAGTAGGGGTAACACCAGAAGACTATGAAGGGGATCATCCTTTGGCTGGAGTTGAGTTTCAAAGAAAATGGGAGCGTTTGGCATTTGTTGCAGGAGGTAAGAACTATAAGGCACCGGCACAAAAGGTAGGAGACTTCTTAGATGATAGGCCATCTGAGAATATTGGAGATATCAAACCAACCTATAAGCCAGGAGTAAATATGACGGATTTAAGAGAGTGTTTGCCTGAGTATGTAACGGATACACTAAAGAAAGCACTAATTGCATTTGACAAAAATATTAATGGTTTTGCTAATCCTGAAGCTATAATGACAGGTGTAGAAACCAGGAGTTCATCACCTATTAGGATTCAAAGGGATGAAAGTTTTCAATCAAATATTAAAGGACTGTATCCTATAGGTGAGGGAGCTGGATATGCAGGAGGGATAATGTCTGCAGCAATAGATGGAATGAAAGTAGCTGAATATATTTCAAATGTATTTTCTTTAAGTTAA